A window of the Tripterygium wilfordii isolate XIE 37 chromosome 12, ASM1340144v1, whole genome shotgun sequence genome harbors these coding sequences:
- the LOC120011039 gene encoding cytochrome P450 71A1-like, with translation MRIQSIAPLLVPRESIGKCNLDGYEIPAKTLVFLNAWAIGRDPEVWENPEEFYPERFIGSSIDFKGQDFGLIPFGGGRRICPGLSMGIATVELSLANLLYKFNWEMPAGMKKEDIDTDVLSSITMHNKNDLFLMARDCF, from the coding sequence ATGAGAATTCAGTCAATAGCTCCACTACTCGTCCCCAGAGAATCAATTGGAAAGTGTAATCTAGATGGGTATGAAATACCAGCAAAAACGTTGGTTTTTCTGAATGCATGGGCAATTGGAAGGGATCCTGAAGTTTGGGAAAACCCAGAAGAGTTTTACCCTGAGAGATTCATTGGCAGTTCAATCGACTTCAAAGGCCAAGATTTTGGGCTAATACCATTTGGAGGTGGTAGAAGAATTTGTCCTGGTTTATCAATGGGAATCGCCACTGTGGAGCTTTCGCTTGCTAATCTTCTTTACAAATTTAACTGGGAAATGCCGGCTGGGATGAAGAAGGAAGACATAGACACCGATGTGCTTTCCAGCATTACGATGCATAACAAAAATGATCTGTTTCTCATGGCTAGAGACTGTTTTTGA
- the LOC120010469 gene encoding uncharacterized protein LOC120010469 — protein MDHPNASSEILREFIAFDSDSEDELEQLFNARENDDQQANGRRRTGHRGSVPGHRIIQRNHNDGHSRLWNDYFKPDPVYHEGLFRRRFRMSRNLFLHIANAVVANDTYFTQRRNAVGVLGLSALQKITAALRILAYGSPADTLDEYIQIGESTAIASLRRFVKGVVTVFRERYLRAPDQNDVHRLLAQNEERGFPANGRAPEANYTINGHQYNMGYYLADGIYPRWSTFVKTIPCPQCPKRKHFAKMQEATRKDVERAFGVLQARFAITRGSARFWDVDTLDDIMTACIILHNMIVEENGGSDHIDFDGLTTPPTMSHTQTAEFRSFIQTHRQIRDSSTHSQLQDDLVEQLWARLGSSD, from the exons ATGGATCACCCAAATGCTAGTTCTGAGATTTTGAGAGAATTCATTGCTTTCGACTCTGATTCTGAAGATGAGTTGGAACAACTTTTTAATGCCCGAGAGAATGACGATCAACAAGCTAATGGGAGGAGACGAACTGGCCACCGTGGTTCCGTTCCCGGCCATAGAATTATTCAACGCAATCACAATGACGGTCACTCCAGATTGTGGAATGACTATTTCAAACCAGATCCTGTTTACCATGAAGGTCTATTCAGGAGAAGATTTCGAATGAGTCGAAATCTTTTTCTCCACATTGCAAATGCTGTGGTCGCGAATGATACATATTTTACCCAGAGACGAAATGCAGTTGGAGTTTTAGGGCTATCTGCTCTTCAAAAGATCACCGCAGCGCTTAGGATCCTGGCATACGGGAGTCCAGCAGATACTTTGGACGAGTACATACAGATCGGCGAGAGTACTGCAATTGCAAGTTTAAGAAGGTTTGTCAAAGGAGTTGTTACAGTATTCAGAGAAAGGTACCTGAGG gcACCCGATCAAAACGACGTTCATCGTTTATTAGCACAAAATGAGGAACGTGGTTTTCCTG CTAATGGTCGTGCGCCCGAAGCAAATTACACGATTAATGGTCATCAATACAATATGGGATATTATCTCGCAGATGGCATATATCCTCGTTGGTCTACATTTGTGAAAACAATTCCATGCCCACAATGCCCAAAACGGAAACACTTTGCCAAAATGCAAGAAGCTACTCGGAAGGATGTAGAGCGTGCTTTTGGGGTCTTACAAGCTCGTTTTGCCATAACACGTGGATCTGCAAGATTTTGGGACGTCGATACGCTTGACGATATTATGACAGCTTGCATAATATTACATAATATGATCGTTGAGGAAAACGGGGGCTCTGACCACATAGACTTCGATGGACTCACAACTCCACCAACAATGTCACATACTCAAACTGCTGAGTTTCGAAGTTTCATCCAAACACATCGTCAAATTAGAGATTCTTCAACCCATTCCCAGTTGCAAGATGACCTTGTAGAGCAGTTATGGGCTCGCTTAGGGTCATCCGATTGA